GGTTTTCCGAAATAAAAGAGGTAGGTTTCTCATGcttttgaacacacacacacacacacacacacttacaaatGACCATTAATGAATAATTTAATGTTGTCTTTCGCTTAAAATAGCAGTAACAGAAAGGTCTCAGCTGTTTAAGAGATATTATATTGTAACTGCTGAAGTACAGCTGTGAGTAGTGAAAAAGGAAACGTAATCGAAAGTTTATCTGGAAAGCGAAACTTAACGTTATACAAAGCATTTGGTGATCAGCAGCTGCGAGTTCAGGAAATTACTGAAACTATGATTTCCCACCGTCACATTTGAAGTCTTTCCTCTGTAAATGTGCTGGttagacagagaaagagagctaCTCGGATATCTCTGCATGTGcagtttttattgtatttgctGTTTGTACGTGTTGTAATACAGGAAGTAAAATAAGCCGTACAAGCCTTGTGTAGTCAGGGAAATATTGTGCGTGTGACACATTTGATATTAAATTAGATGTTTTACCTTTTGGTCACTCggtgaaaagagaagaaaaaacactatAAAGAAGGCAAaggacgaaaaaaaaaaaaaaaaaaaaaggttatataAGAATTCAGTCTGTAATTTGGGATATCTGTCTACAGATCAGCAGCGAGTCCTTCAGAGATCAGAGCATGTTTTGGATCTTGAAGATCGTCGTTTGGTGATCTTTGTCCGAGAAACTCTGGAAAATGACACCTCTCACCTCACCACCCCCACTTCTGCTCCAGCAGAGGTAAAtttcatgcattaatttaataatcttttttaatagttttatgGATCCAAATGAACATTGTCCATTTCATTATATTATTAATGTAAGGACAGTTAGCTACATGTTGATAGCTGTTCTTATTTGCATGTCTTCCCAATCACAGCCTCCTGAGAACATTCCTGCCTCGTCTCTTCCACCAAGTGATGAAGAGTATGAACTACATGTTGATAATTATCTCCTTCGTTACCTGAAAGAATGTCCTCATGCTCAGCAAGAACTTGAGAACATGCTTGGCTGTTTAGCCTGCTCTGCTGATCTTTACTGTGAGGAGGGGAGGGTTTTAGTGAGGAGGCGAGCTCAACCTGGTGCTGCAGATGAAGTTAGTGATTGGAAAGCTGAGGTAGACGCTTTCTTTGGTGGCTACTTGTGCCATTATGAGGTAAACCCTGACAAAGTTGAAGCTTTGGTTCAGTCCAGCAGCTCTTGTCAGACTGCAGGTGAGGTGAAGGTGTACACAGATGAGTCTGGGAaggctgttgttgttggagaacTGTCTCTGGTTCATGCCAGGTTGGTAGACATTGAGGAACCTTCAAGTTTACGTGACAATATGGCATCTCTGAGTTTAAGTGAGGAAAGCACAACCATTGCTAGCTACAGCCTTTGTGATGGGCtccaggtgtttgtgtgtcagggtGACATCACCAAGCAACACGCTGATGCTCTGGTAAATGCAGCCAATCAGGACTTGGAGCACTCTGCAGGTGTTGCTGCTGCACTGAGTCGAGCTGGTGGTCCTGaaatacagagagagagtgatgaATTAGTGAAGTGTTTTGGGAAAATTCCCATAGGAGAAACAGTAGTGACCACAGGGGGTAACTTAAAGTGCAAGAAACTGCTTCATGCAGTTGTGCCTGTAGGTGGAAAAGCAAGTAAGAGAGATAAGATGTTACTGGAAAAAACTGTGCATTCTGCTTTAAAGTTTTCAGAAATAATGGAGTTTCAGTCCATAGCCATTCCTTGTATCAGCTCAGGTGTCTGTGGGGTTCCTCTCACTGTGTGCactgaggcaactgttgctgcTGTGAAGGACTTTGGCAGTGTGGGAGGTCGAAGTCTGAGGAAAATCATCCTGATTGATAACAGAGAGGAGGCGGTGAGGGCCATGCAGGAAGCATGTGACAGGCTTCTCCAAGGGATAGATATACCTGATGAAGATACAGCAAGAGGAGCCACTGCCAGAGCTCCTGGAGGCAGAGTCCACATGGAGGTTATTCAGGGATCGATCGAGAGCCAGCAGGTGAGAAACGTTGCTGATAAGATAGATCACACCAACACAAGTTAGTTAGTTTGAATTGATCATTCACTAGCTGCGCCCACATCCTCATCTTAGGTTTGACAgtgttttagtaggtaaaggtgaatgcttggacatgaaGTGAGCTGTGGTTTGGGGAAGACCTcaaaggggactggcgacggctcccatgcctggcagatccccatgtactaaatagaagtgaagaagttaaagaattgaaaaggggAGAGAGGGTGGGacacgtaaacgagaatgaacagcttaCAGAACTGGGTTAACCAATAGAACCAGAAGGAGCGtatttggaggcgtggtcccgctcctgaaattccgatacataatctccaatttatataaaacacattttctaaGCCCACAAAATCTCCTGCTCTTCTCCTAGGTGGATGCTTTGGTGTCTCCTATGGTTGGCCATGATCCTCTCTCTACCCGTGTTGGAAATGCTTTGTTTGAAGTAGCTGGACCTGAGCTGACCACAAGGTTTATAAAGGAAGCAGAAGATGAAACCATGCCTGGTGACTCAGTACTTTTGGAGGACTTACCTGGACTTCAGTCTAATGCAGTCTTCTTCCTCAATCTTGTTCCCTTTGATGGTGACCCAGATGGTGTTGCAGTCCAGGTGAGATAGTAAGGAATGATTTTATTAGTCTGCCTGTTTGTGAGGACATTTTTTAATGAAGCCATTTGTCATAATCCAATATTGTTATGTTCTATAGGTTCTTCGAATGAGCATCAACACAATCCTATCTTCTTGTGAGAAGAAAGGATTCAGATCGGTCGCTCTTCCCGTCCTCGGGGCTGGGATGGCCCTGCAGTTTCCTGCCAGTGAAGTGGAGAGGGTGTTAATGGAGGAAGTTTATGTATTTGAAGAGGAACGAGCAGGCATCACACCACTCCTGATCCGCATCGTCATTCACCCTGATGATGAGGAGACACACGAGGTTATGACATAGCACTTTTCCCTAAAAATCAACTACTGACAATTAAGATGCTGATAGTTGAAGAATGCCACCAATACCAAACTCTTGTATTGATTtgtgcttaaaaaaagaaactctgaATATAGTAATCAAATATGTTCCAATAGTAAAAGCTCATTTACCATCTCATTTGCCAATATCAGTCAGCAGGGACAGTCTCATCTGACCCCAGTATTATCTGTAATAATATACTGTACAGAAAGTGTTACTAATGCTGTTAATTTGTTGTCTTTACAGACATTTGGCTCTGTCCAAAATGACAAATTCACTgaagattttcaccaaaaagACCCAGACCAAGGTGAGTGTAGGGAAATATTTACAACTAAGAATCAAaacagtgttttttattttatttggttttttcctttctaaaAATCTTGAGTTAAAAAAGAGACAACATCTAAAACATCAATAGGGAATTACTACACAAGTTAGAGAATATAAAAAACATTCAGTCCATCACAGTGTACTAAATACACAGCATTTGGACAACAGCTCAAAATACCGAAATTTTGAGGTTTCAGACAGTCTTGCAT
The sequence above is a segment of the Oreochromis aureus strain Israel breed Guangdong linkage group 3, ZZ_aureus, whole genome shotgun sequence genome. Coding sequences within it:
- the LOC120439178 gene encoding uncharacterized protein LOC120439178, encoding MMGDQTQHPVFFECESLKEGHLTRLQKYFGIHRKSGGGECGPVTRVDKNVYSVVFRNKRDQQRVLQRSEHVLDLEDRRLVIFVRETLENDTSHLTTPTSAPAEPPENIPASSLPPSDEEYELHVDNYLLRYLKECPHAQQELENMLGCLACSADLYCEEGRVLVRRRAQPGAADEVSDWKAEVDAFFGGYLCHYEVNPDKVEALVQSSSSCQTAGEVKVYTDESGKAVVVGELSLVHARLVDIEEPSSLRDNMASLSLSEESTTIASYSLCDGLQVFVCQGDITKQHADALVNAANQDLEHSAGVAAALSRAGGPEIQRESDELVKCFGKIPIGETVVTTGGNLKCKKLLHAVVPVGGKASKRDKMLLEKTVHSALKFSEIMEFQSIAIPCISSGVCGVPLTVCTEATVAAVKDFGSVGGRSLRKIILIDNREEAVRAMQEACDRLLQGIDIPDEDTARGATARAPGGRVHMEVIQGSIESQQVDALVSPMVGHDPLSTRVGNALFEVAGPELTTRFIKEAEDETMPGDSVLLEDLPGLQSNAVFFLNLVPFDGDPDGVAVQVLRMSINTILSSCEKKGFRSVALPVLGAGMALQFPASEVERVLMEEVYVFEEERAGITPLLIRIVIHPDDEETHETFGSVQNDKFTEDFHQKDPDQESTTMRLVLLGKTGSGKSHLGNTILGEELFATYPSPNSGTIECQTETKTVSGRSITLIDTPGFFDTGRSEADLNSEIMSCMTECAPGPHAFLIVLRVDKFTEHEQAVITKTVQYFSDEALKYAVVVFTHGDQLDENLKIEDFVSQNKNLSDLVSKCGGRCHVFDNKHWNNNQPNNYRSNQFQVEELLKTIEKMVAERNGGYYTNKMLQHVETAIREQVEHIRQSMPDKTTEEIRKQAKTNVINRFLIQMAGTGTGALLGAFFGVVTLAEFAIKAVKNPQLVNVAKKLFRFVPAAQQQNALVAAGAVGLVGAATGGGIMGGVIGNEAAKDAESPLEAIQRTYKAVEEKRKSLSHVRFS